Genomic window (Bacteroidales bacterium):
GACTGATCAGCTGGGAATCATCCAGGGTTTATTCCTGTTTGTATCCTATATGGTACCTGTAATTTCAGGGACGTTTGCCGACCGGTACGGATTTAAGAAAGTACTGCTCATTTCCTACCTGGCTTATTTGCCTTCCGTTTTGCTACTCATCTACACTAAATCATTTTCGGGCATTGCGCTGACAATGCTGTGCATAGGGTTTGCAGCGGGGATCTTCAAACCTTTGATTTCAGGCACGGTGAGAGTCGTTACCGACAGTACAAACCGGTCGATAGGTTTTGGCATATTCTACGCCATGGTTAACATCGGGGCGTCCTTCGGACCGCTGATCATGGGAAGCCTTAGGGCCACATCATGGCAAAATGCCTATATAGCTGCATTTGTTGCCATTGCCATAATGTTTGTCATCACTCTCTTGTTTTATAAGGAACCTGAAAGAGCTCTTGAAGGCGAAACCCTGGGTAAAAAATTCAGGGAAATGGGCGAAGCCCTTTCCGATATGAAGTTTACCACTTTCCTTATTCTGATTGGCTTGTTTTTCTGGCTGCCATTCTGGACGTTCTTCAATATATGTCCCACTTATGTGGAGTCATACCTTGACGGGCACCAGTTGTATGAACAGATCAGGTCAGTTTTTGGAAGCCGTTTGGCAGGTCTGATTTCGGAAGAAAGAAACGGTGTTCGAATGGTGCTCGGAGAGACTATTTCACACACAGGATGGGTTATTATCGTCTTCCAGGTGATCGTTTCATGGATATTTGAACGATTCAGGCCGGTTTCATCCTTCATTTCAGGCCTGGGTGTATTGTGTGCAGGCTTTTGCCTGCTGGGACTTGCCCGCATATCAGGTCCGGCACTGTTTTTTCCGGGAATCATACTTGTTGCTTTCGGAGAAATGATAACATCACCCCGCATCCAGGAATATATAACCTGGATAGCACCGAAAGAAAAAGCAGGTCTTTACATGGGCTCCAATTTTCTTGCAACCGGACTTGGGGGACTTCTCAGCGGCTGGATTTATACACGCTATATTTTCAGTCACTTCATTAGCACAGGACATCCCGAGAATGTGTGGTTTGTAATGGCTATCCATATGATTGCCGGTATATTGGCATTGATGATGTTTACAAAGTTTGCCGGTCTCTTTAAGGAACAGGAAAATTAAGAATGAAAAGAAATCTGTATTTCTATGGCATTCTGATTGGTATAGGACTGGTGGCAGTCTGGTTTATCCTGGGTTCTGCTTCGGCAGGCACCGGGGAAACTGTCACCCGGTCGTCGTTGTGGGGTAACGGGATTAATCTCAAACATTTTGCCGACAAGCTTACTCAGGCACCCGGTATTTTTATCATGCAGCTTATTGTCATCATGGTAGCCGCCAGGATCCTGGGTTACATTTTTCAGCTGGTTGATCAGCCGCTTGTGATTGGTGAAATTGTTGCCGGTTTGCTGCTTGGTCCTTCGGTTTTAGGAGCGTTGTCGCCAAAAGTATTCG
Coding sequences:
- a CDS encoding MFS transporter, with amino-acid sequence MTKNRSRFPKVFWIANSVEILERFAYYGIYIGFGIYFEKLGFKTDQLGIIQGLFLFVSYMVPVISGTFADRYGFKKVLLISYLAYLPSVLLLIYTKSFSGIALTMLCIGFAAGIFKPLISGTVRVVTDSTNRSIGFGIFYAMVNIGASFGPLIMGSLRATSWQNAYIAAFVAIAIMFVITLLFYKEPERALEGETLGKKFREMGEALSDMKFTTFLILIGLFFWLPFWTFFNICPTYVESYLDGHQLYEQIRSVFGSRLAGLISEERNGVRMVLGETISHTGWVIIVFQVIVSWIFERFRPVSSFISGLGVLCAGFCLLGLARISGPALFFPGIILVAFGEMITSPRIQEYITWIAPKEKAGLYMGSNFLATGLGGLLSGWIYTRYIFSHFISTGHPENVWFVMAIHMIAGILALMMFTKFAGLFKEQEN